In Planctomycetia bacterium, the sequence AAGATCGGCCAGCTCCGGTGCGGGGTGAAAGCGATCCCAGGCCTCAACGCATAATTGGTGAAGCAGGCGAAACCCATCGCGGGTGCCAGCCAGGCCATGCTGCTTGGTGAGCGCTTCCACCAGACGGGCAGCCACGTTCATGTCTTTCGTCGTGGTTTTGAGAAGTCGCTGGGCCAGTTCGGTAATGCCAGACCAGTTGGCGACTTGCCGGGGTTCATGACGAAGAGGATCATCTTCATCATAATCTTCCGGGTTATGTTCCTTACGCAGTTTGTCGAGTTTTTCCCGCTCCAACGGAGGCAACTTGACCCCGGCAGGGAAATCGCCCGAGATCGGCGCTACCAGTTCTGCCAGAGGTATTGTTTCAGGTGCAGACATAATGAACCCTGGTGGTTGAAACACTGAGCCAGCTTAAGTGTAATCAGTGAATTGGCAGACATGCAAGGAAAACGAGCGCAATGCAGTCGAATGCCGGGGAGGATTACACCGATTAGGGCGACAGGAACGATAAAGAACCATGCCGACGGACTACAGTTTGAAGGCTTGTATAACTCCAGTGCTCTCTGGCTAGCAACTCACTCCCCCGTCTACTATCCTAACGGTTCACCCCTGCGAGAAGTCTGCAGATGTTTTTCGGGAAGAAACCTCCCGCGGTTTATGGCGACGATTTCTTTGCCGACACCCGCATGTCGTTTGGCGAGCATATCGAAGACCTGCGCAGCCATCTCCTTCGGGCGCTCAAGTGGTTCTGCCTGGGAATGATCCTTGGGTTCTTTTTCGCCAAGGACCTGCTCGATTACATTACTGCTCCGGTCGAGCAGGCCATTCATAATTATTACGAAGAGCGTAGACTCGAAGTAGGCAAGGGCACCGAAGACCCGAACAATCCGCTGAACCTCCAAAGCGAAAAGGTTACTCTCAAAGTGGAGCTTTCCGCTGAGGAAATGATTAACTGGGTGCAGAAGACGTTTCCAGATGTCAAGTTGCCTAAGCCTTCGCCGTCTACACCTTCAGCGGAACTGCAGTTCACGGTGAAGAACCCGGTCGGGCTGGCTCGTGACATCACTCCCAGCCTGGAAAAAGTAGGCCGTCGCAACACCCTTACCGCTTTGTCTGCCACCGAAGCTTTCGTCGTCTGGATGATGGTCGCCCTGGTGCTGGGACTGATAATCAGCAGCCCGATGGTCCTCTATGAACTCTGGGCGTTCGTAGCCGAAGGGCTTTATCCGCACGAGAAAAAGTACGTGTACTTCCTGTTGCCTATCAGCATCGGGCTGTTCTTCTTCGGAGTAATCATCTGCCAGTTTTTCATTATGCCCGCCGCCTTGCAGGCACTGTTTTCCTTTAACGCCTGGCTGCAGATTGACCCAGACCTTCGGCTGCGCGAATGGCTGGGCTTTGCCATCATGATGCCAGTCATCACCGGCCTCTGTTTTCAGACTCCGCTGGTGATGCTGTTTCTGGGTAAGGTCGGCGTCTTCACTGCTGCTGATTTTCTTTCCAAGTGGAGGGTAGCCGTTTTCATACTGTTGATCGTTGCGGCCGTCTTCAGTCCCTCCATCGATGCGGTAAGCCTGTTTATTCTCTGGATACCCATGTGTGCCTTGTACTTCCTCGGCATCTTCTTCGTCAAGATGGTGGAGAAGCAACGCGACGAGGAAGTTCATGAAGAAACTCCTGTGGATGAAGTGCCTTTCGATCCGGATATGATGAAGTAAGGTGACCAGTGCAGAATCTACCCGATCTCCATCCGCCGTTCCGGCGTCATCATCCCCATCGCCAGCACGCAGTAATTCATCGCATGGGCATAGTGATCCGGTCCGCCTGTTTCCAGATAATCGACGCGGGGCTGCCCGTGGCGATCCTGTCTGACCACACGCACCAGTGAACGCAACTGCTCAACAAAGGCAGCAGGCAGGTTCACGGGGGCAATCACTTTCCATGTATTCCACAAACGATAGAGTTGATCGAGTGTTTCGCTGCGAGGCATACGCAAAATGTGTTGTGCCACATCAGCATGTTGCTGTGCTGCCTGCCCCAGCCGATAGTAACACATCCAGCCACCAGGCCGCCGTTGCACCAGGCTGCGCGATAGATGTGTTTCAGGCTGTGCATCAATCACATAACTCTGCACACCATAGGTACTCAACAACTTTTCAAGCTCGTTCCATTCGAGCACGACGCCAGCGAACAGAATTCGGCACATGGTTCCTGCAGGCTGGGTGATGACCACGTGCAGAAACTGCGGCCCGACATCAATGCCTGCTGCGGTGCCATGTCCACAGGTTGCCATGCAGGCTCCGGAACTCCGGGCCATCGCATCATCCATCACCGACATTTCCAGCCTGGCTCCTTCGGAAAGATAAGGCAAGCCGAGCACCGAGTTGTGAAACACCTGTAGTGCTGCAGGGTTGCCCTGGGCTTCCTGCCATTGCTTCACCATCCGCTTTGCGGTAACCACCGGCGAGAGCAGTTGTGTCATATGAAAGCCCGTGGTTTCGCGATCAGTCAGAGATGAATGCCAATGACCATGCTGTATGGCGAACCGCCTTGCTTCATCCGACCAGGGCTGGCCACATTGAGAACAGCCATAGCAAGCACGATCTGGCGAGCCATCGATGCCGAGAACAGACTCCGGCCAATGAGGCACGAGGCTCATGCTGCACCGCGGGCATTGGATGACAAATTCCCGCTGATCGCTCCGGGCATACTCCGCAGCAATGCCATAACCCGGAATGGTGGGAGTGGATAAACTCAGTTCCCAGCTTTCTGCTTGGCCTGCCAGTCGCTGTCGGGCCAGGTCCACTGCCGACCAGGGCGAATGATCCATACCGGTAGCATGGTACAGTTCATCACGCTCATCGAGAGTCAGGTAAGAAACCGGTACCGACATGAGTTCCGCCCGGCTGCGTGCCCCATGACAATAAAACTGGGCAACACCCAACTGCGAATGCCCCGGTGCCCCCGTTGGTCGAAGCAGATCACGAAAATGGGGACTGCGCTGCACCATGACATTGAACCGGCCTCGGCGAAATTTTTCCGCCGTGCGGTGCGTGGGGAAAAGATACATCGCCGACTTCTGCATCCGCTCGAGATACCACATGGTGCGCAGCATGGCCATCACCGTAGCACCTACCTGGGCCGATTTCTGTATGACGACACGCGGCTCCATGCAATCCAATGGAGTCTGCAGGTATTCGTAACCCTTCAGTGAGTAGGGTTTTCCCGAATCGGGATTCGATCCAAATTGCTGTGCGTATTCGCTGATGGATTCCCTTTTCAGGCTCATAGTGGGTGATTCCCTGAGCCAGGTTGCCGGTTGTCGAACACGTAATAAACCGGTTCGGCATGTGCACTCTTGCGAACGGTTTCCGAAGTGAGATTGCTGCCACCATACAGCCTGGAGTATTGGCGAGCCGACATCTTCTGCTCTTTGCGAATGACGCCGACGCGTTTGAATCCTGCTTTCTCAAAGAACGGGTTGAGATGGCCCATCACCGATAGCGTTTCAATCCACGGCACAGGGCAACTGCTGCAACTGGCCCGGACAAAGTCGCTGGCCAGCCCGGCACCTCGATACGTCGGATGCAGCACGATACGTGACAACACCCACAACTGCTGATTCATTTTCTTCAGCGAAAACGCATCGGCTGACCCTTTGATGATGCCAAAGAAACGATTTCGTAGCGCCAGGCTGCGGGATGGTGCGCTGAATACACAGATGCCAATGGGATGGTTACCATGCCAGAGCAGGGTTACCCGCCTCGTCATGCCGAGGGTGTGGCTGCGATAGTGCCAAGGGGCAAAGTAAGGCCAGTCAGCACGGGTGCCCTCACCGTACCGACATTCGGAAAAAACGAGATGCGCCGTTTGCCTGGCAGAGCATCATCGGAGTAAGCAACTTCAATTCGGCCATCCAGCCCAGGCCGCACATGCACATCGCTCTGCAGGTCAGCAGCTATATCTTCATGCGTTGTTGCCAGGAGGCAGCCGACCTGATGTTTGCGGGCAAGCCGACTCAGATTGAACGACAACACCTTAGCCAGCGTGCGATCGAGCGTCGCGGTGAATTCATCAGCCAGCAGCCAGGCTGAAGTCGCTGGTTCGTGGTGCATCAACTGTGCAAGACCCAGCGCGAGCCTGAACCGGTACCGTTGGCCTTCGCTCAACTCCGAGGGTGTCCGCAACAGCAGTTGCGCTTCGCTCAAACCACAGGCAGCGAGCAGGTCAAGCCCCGCTTTCACTTCCAGAGGCAAGGCATCTACCAGAGGCAACTCGGGCAGACTCAGCGTTGTAATATCAACCACCGTTCCCTGCTGGCTGAGTTGTTCACTCACTGCCCGCAACAAGCTGCTCTTGCCCGAACCACTCGAACCCGTGAACAGAACCAACTGGCCTGGCGAGATGTTGACATCGAGTCCATCACACACCACATGTTCACGGGCATCAAAATCCACGCCGAACGCATTCATCACCAGGCTGGTGCCCAGTGAATGTGCCTTGGGCAACAAGGGATACCGTATCGAAAGCTGCATTGTCTTTCTCCCAGTGCAAAACTGCACCATAGAGAAAGTGACAAGCCAATTGCAAGTATCTGCATTCGGATGAGACTATCTGAGACTCAAACGACAACTTCTTTCTTCGATACTGGGTGAGGGGGAACCGCTTGGCCGAACCGTTCTGCAATCTTCTGGTAACGGTAATCAAAAATCGTCTGCAAATCGCGATGAACCAACACAGAATGTGACAAGCGGCCGATCCAGCCCAGGGGCAGGGCATAGCGCACCGTGTCTGTCATGAAAGTGCCTGATCCCTGTTCCTGAAAAGTATGCGTGTGATGCCATAACTTGTACGGCCCGGAAATCTGCTGATCCACAAAATGAAACGGCGGTGACCAGTCAAGAATCTCCGTCCGCCAACGCACCGGCACCAGCCGCCAGCGAATGGTGTAATCAATCAGCGTGCCGGTCTGCATCACGATAGGCAGAGGCGTTTTGATCTGAAAATGCAGCCAGGGTGGAGTCAGGTAATCGAGATTGGCAGCATCAGCAAAGAAACCAAACACCGTATCCAGCGATGCTGGGATCAATTGTTCGCGAACAAGCCGGTATTCCTTCATGGAGTTTTCCAGACAGACTGCTTTCACGTAGAACATTCGTAGCAGGCGCCCGACTGGTTGCAAAGTCACTGAGAAAGTTTCATGCGTATTTGAATCGTCACACCGGCTCCGCCGCGGTCGCGGCTGGGCAACCGCATTACCGCCTGTCGCTGGAGAACGCTCCTGAGGCAATTGGGACACTCGGTGCAAGTCGCCATGTCGCTGCCAATTCCATCAAGGTGTGATTGCCTGATTGCCCTGCATGCCCGTAAAAGCCATGCAGCCATCGTTCAGTTCAAGAAGCAGTATCCAGATAGAAAACTCATCGTCGCACTCACCGGCACCGACTTGTACCACGATATTCCACGAGGCAATCGCAAATCCCTGCAATCGCTCGCACTGGCTAGCCAGTTGATTACTCTCCATCCCCTGGCGGTGCGTGCGGTGCCTCGCCGCTGGCAAAGCAAGGTAACGCCGATCTTTCAATCGGTTCAGTTGCCTGCTTACGAGTCAACATTGCCCAAGCCGTTTGTTACATGGCGGAACAAACTGACTGCTCCCGTTATTGTCGGTGTGATTGGACATCTGCGTGCCGTGAAAGACCCGCTGCGGGCAGCGCTGGCTGTTCGAAAACTCCCATCAGATTCTCAACTGCAGATTGTCCACCTTGGTACCGTGCATCAACCAATCTGGACGAAGCGAGCCACGCGGGAAATGCAACAGAACCCGCGCTACCACTGGCTCGGCTCTCTTTCCCACCCGGCCACTCTCGCCATCATGCAGCAACTCGATGCCATCTGCATCACATCAAAGATGGAAGGCGGTGCCAATGTGGTCATGGAAGCTATTGCGATGGGCAAACCGGTGCTTGCTTCCCGAATCGAAGGTACGGTTGGAATTCTGGGATCAGCTTACCCCGGATACTTTCCCGTGGGGAATACCCAGGCACTTTCCAGGCTGCTACGACGATTCGAAACCGATCAAACATTTCGGCAATCACTAAACCACCATATAAGGAGGCTGCTTCCGCTGACTTTGCCTGAACGTGAAAGGCAATGCCTCGCTCATCTTCTGAACAGTCAAGATAACTGTTAGTCCAATGCCAAATCGGCAGATCATGGTACCGGGTAGTGGAAACTAATGACGACGTACCATAAACCGTAGCCATAACTCATTGTCTTGTAATAACTAACATCACAGCCATCTCTTAGCGGCATACCGTTTGCTCATAAAGGTCTCCGTCACAAAATCCGTAGCTGACGGCTGATAGCTGAAAGCTGATAGCCAGTAATCCAGGAGATTGACGCAATGAATTTGAAGCCTCTCGGCGACCGCATCGTAGTACAGCGCCAGGAAGCAGGCGAGAAGACCAAGGGTGGCATTATCCTCCCCGATTCCGCCAAAGAAAAGCCCCAGATGGGCACCATCCTCGCCGTGGGTGATGGCAAGATTCTCAAGGATGGCAAACGCCAGGCCCTGCAACTCAAGAAGGGCGATACCGTCCTCTTCACCAGCTACGCAGGCGACGAGTTCAAACTCGAAGGCGAAAAAGTCCTGCTGATGCGCGAAGAAGACGTGCTTGCAGTTGTTGAATAAATGATACACCAAAGCCCACGGACAGTTGTCCGTGGGCTTTCCGCACTTTTACTCAAAACACGAAATTCCGGAGATCTCCATGTCAGCCAAGATGATTGCATTTGATCAGGAAGCCCGCGAGGCACTTCGCCGCGGCGTGACCAAGCTCGCCCGTGCCGTCAAGGTTACCCTCGGACCCAAGGGCCGTAACGTCATCCTCCAGAAATCCTTCGGCTCACCCACCGTCACCAAGGACGGCGTGACTGTTGCCAAGGAAATCGAACTCGAAGACAAGTACGAGAACATGGGCGCCCGCATGGTGCGCGAAGTTGCCAGCAAGACCAACGACGTTGCAGGCGATGGCACTACCACTGCTACCGTTCTCGCTGAAGCCATCTTCAACGAAGGCATGAAGTCGGTCGTCGCTGGCGTGAACCCCATGCTCATGAAGCGTGGTATCGAGAAGGCAGTCGAAGATATCGTTGCCAAGCTCAAGACCATGAGCATTGCAGTCAACGTCAACGCCAAGAAGGATGTTGCCAACGTTGCCAGCGTTGCTTCCAACCAGGACACCGAGATCGGCAACAAGATTGCTGAAGCCATGGCCAAGGTGGGCAAAGACGGCGTTATCACCGTGGAAGAAGGCAAGACGCTGACCACCGAACTCGAATTCGTCGAAGGTATGCAGTTCGATCGTGGCTACGCTTCTCCCTACTTCGTCACCGATCCTCAGCGGATGGAAGCTGTCCTCGAAGACGCCTACGTCCTTATCCATGAAAAGAAGATCAGCAATATCAAGGACATGATTCCCCTGCTGGAGAAGATTGCCCAGACCGGCAAGCCTCTGCTGATCATTGCTGAAGAAGTGGAAGGCGAAGCACTCGCAACTCTCGTGGTCAACAAGCTGCGTGGCACCTTCAAGTGTGCTGCTGTGAAGGCCCCTGGCTACGGCGACCGCCGCAAGGCCATGCTCGAAGACATCGCCATCCTCACTGGTGGCAAGGCTCTCTTTGAAGACCTGGGCATCCAGCTCGAATCGGTCACCCTCAAGGATCTCGGCCAGGCCAAGCGCGTTGTCATCGACAAGGACAACACCACCATCATCGAAGGCGCTGGCAAGAAGACCGAGATTACCGGCCGCATCGAGCAGATTCGCAACGAGCTCGACCGCAGCACCAGCGATTACGACAAGGAGAAACTCTCCGAACGTATCGCCAAGCTGAGCGGTGGCGTCGCCAAGATTCAGGTGGGCGCTGCGACCGAAAGCGAAATGAAGGAAAAGAAGATGCGAGTGGAAGATGCGATGCATGCCACCCGCGCTGCGGTGGAAGAAGGCTACCTGCCCGGCGGCGGCGTGGCTCTCTTACGTGCTTCCACTGGCCTCAAGGCCAAGGGTCTGACCGCTGATGAAGAAGTGGGTTACAACATCATCATCCGCGCCTGCCAGGCTCCGCTGCGTCAGATCAGCGAGAACGCCGGCGAAGACGGCCCCGTTGTTCAGAGCAAGGTTCTTGCCGAGAGCAACAACAACTTCGGTTACGATGCACGCAACGATGAATACGTCGACATGGTCAAGTCCGGCATCATCGACCCGACCAAAGTGGTTCGTTCCGGCTTACAGAACGCTGCCTCCGTCGCCACGCTGCTCCTCACCTCGGATGCTTTGATTGCCGAAGCGCCGAAGGAAGAGAAGAAACCAGCCGGTGGCCCGGGCGGGTATGATGATATGTATTAAGAAAAGTCCAGAGGTGTCGCTCATTTGAGCGACACCTATTTCTACTGGTAACATGATGTCGTCAAAGAATAACCATTTTCTAGAAGAATTGCTTAAGCATGTCGTTTGTATAGGTGGCGTTTATAAGCAGAGAGATAATGGCAAGCTGAAAGGATATGCCTACTCTGCATTCGTTATGAGTAGAAACGAAAATGTGTTTCTCGTCACAGCTGGTCATTGTTTAGCAAGCTTGAAGGAC encodes:
- the tatC gene encoding twin-arginine translocase subunit TatC; its protein translation is MFFGKKPPAVYGDDFFADTRMSFGEHIEDLRSHLLRALKWFCLGMILGFFFAKDLLDYITAPVEQAIHNYYEERRLEVGKGTEDPNNPLNLQSEKVTLKVELSAEEMINWVQKTFPDVKLPKPSPSTPSAELQFTVKNPVGLARDITPSLEKVGRRNTLTALSATEAFVVWMMVALVLGLIISSPMVLYELWAFVAEGLYPHEKKYVYFLLPISIGLFFFGVIICQFFIMPAALQALFSFNAWLQIDPDLRLREWLGFAIMMPVITGLCFQTPLVMLFLGKVGVFTAADFLSKWRVAVFILLIVAAVFSPSIDAVSLFILWIPMCALYFLGIFFVKMVEKQRDEEVHEETPVDEVPFDPDMMK
- a CDS encoding phage terminase large subunit family protein; the protein is MSLKRESISEYAQQFGSNPDSGKPYSLKGYEYLQTPLDCMEPRVVIQKSAQVGATVMAMLRTMWYLERMQKSAMYLFPTHRTAEKFRRGRFNVMVQRSPHFRDLLRPTGAPGHSQLGVAQFYCHGARSRAELMSVPVSYLTLDERDELYHATGMDHSPWSAVDLARQRLAGQAESWELSLSTPTIPGYGIAAEYARSDQREFVIQCPRCSMSLVPHWPESVLGIDGSPDRACYGCSQCGQPWSDEARRFAIQHGHWHSSLTDRETTGFHMTQLLSPVVTAKRMVKQWQEAQGNPAALQVFHNSVLGLPYLSEGARLEMSVMDDAMARSSGACMATCGHGTAAGIDVGPQFLHVVITQPAGTMCRILFAGVVLEWNELEKLLSTYGVQSYVIDAQPETHLSRSLVQRRPGGWMCYYRLGQAAQQHADVAQHILRMPRSETLDQLYRLWNTWKVIAPVNLPAAFVEQLRSLVRVVRQDRHGQPRVDYLETGGPDHYAHAMNYCVLAMGMMTPERRMEIG
- a CDS encoding ATP-binding cassette domain-containing protein → MQLSIRYPLLPKAHSLGTSLVMNAFGVDFDAREHVVCDGLDVNISPGQLVLFTGSSGSGKSSLLRAVSEQLSQQGTVVDITTLSLPELPLVDALPLEVKAGLDLLAACGLSEAQLLLRTPSELSEGQRYRFRLALGLAQLMHHEPATSAWLLADEFTATLDRTLAKVLSFNLSRLARKHQVGCLLATTHEDIAADLQSDVHVRPGLDGRIEVAYSDDALPGKRRISFFPNVGTVRAPVLTGLTLPLGTIAATPSA
- a CDS encoding SRPBCC family protein codes for the protein MKEYRLVREQLIPASLDTVFGFFADAANLDYLTPPWLHFQIKTPLPIVMQTGTLIDYTIRWRLVPVRWRTEILDWSPPFHFVDQQISGPYKLWHHTHTFQEQGSGTFMTDTVRYALPLGWIGRLSHSVLVHRDLQTIFDYRYQKIAERFGQAVPPHPVSKKEVVV
- a CDS encoding TIGR04348 family glycosyltransferase, translated to MVTPAPPRSRLGNRITACRWRTLLRQLGHSVQVAMSLPIPSRCDCLIALHARKSHAAIVQFKKQYPDRKLIVALTGTDLYHDIPRGNRKSLQSLALASQLITLHPLAVRAVPRRWQSKVTPIFQSVQLPAYESTLPKPFVTWRNKLTAPVIVGVIGHLRAVKDPLRAALAVRKLPSDSQLQIVHLGTVHQPIWTKRATREMQQNPRYHWLGSLSHPATLAIMQQLDAICITSKMEGGANVVMEAIAMGKPVLASRIEGTVGILGSAYPGYFPVGNTQALSRLLRRFETDQTFRQSLNHHIRRLLPLTLPERERQCLAHLLNSQDNC
- the groES gene encoding co-chaperone GroES, giving the protein MNLKPLGDRIVVQRQEAGEKTKGGIILPDSAKEKPQMGTILAVGDGKILKDGKRQALQLKKGDTVLFTSYAGDEFKLEGEKVLLMREEDVLAVVE
- the groL gene encoding chaperonin GroEL (60 kDa chaperone family; promotes refolding of misfolded polypeptides especially under stressful conditions; forms two stacked rings of heptamers to form a barrel-shaped 14mer; ends can be capped by GroES; misfolded proteins enter the barrel where they are refolded when GroES binds), which produces MSAKMIAFDQEAREALRRGVTKLARAVKVTLGPKGRNVILQKSFGSPTVTKDGVTVAKEIELEDKYENMGARMVREVASKTNDVAGDGTTTATVLAEAIFNEGMKSVVAGVNPMLMKRGIEKAVEDIVAKLKTMSIAVNVNAKKDVANVASVASNQDTEIGNKIAEAMAKVGKDGVITVEEGKTLTTELEFVEGMQFDRGYASPYFVTDPQRMEAVLEDAYVLIHEKKISNIKDMIPLLEKIAQTGKPLLIIAEEVEGEALATLVVNKLRGTFKCAAVKAPGYGDRRKAMLEDIAILTGGKALFEDLGIQLESVTLKDLGQAKRVVIDKDNTTIIEGAGKKTEITGRIEQIRNELDRSTSDYDKEKLSERIAKLSGGVAKIQVGAATESEMKEKKMRVEDAMHATRAAVEEGYLPGGGVALLRASTGLKAKGLTADEEVGYNIIIRACQAPLRQISENAGEDGPVVQSKVLAESNNNFGYDARNDEYVDMVKSGIIDPTKVVRSGLQNAASVATLLLTSDALIAEAPKEEKKPAGGPGGYDDMY